From Triticum aestivum cultivar Chinese Spring chromosome 4A, IWGSC CS RefSeq v2.1, whole genome shotgun sequence, a single genomic window includes:
- the LOC123088152 gene encoding calmodulin-binding receptor-like cytoplasmic kinase 2 isoform X1 gives MRSGSSSSNAGSAPRRRPMSDLIGAGASASASDDLSRYSVATTTASSERSSGSSGRGAAAFLDAFRSCFAPGDARSPETSLSDVDSDASHQHSQSLSSQGSTSGSTFESRRSARGLYGSTLRNSSEREIPGDRKFTLPEIQKATKNFSPNLKIGQGGSGTVYKGQLSDGTLVAVKRAKKNMYDKHMGHEFRNEIETLRCIEHLNLVRFHGFLEFGGEQLIIVEYVPNGNLREHLEGLNGKVLEFSVRLEIAIDVAHAITYLHTYSDQPVIHRDIKSSNILLTNNCRAKVADFGFAKLAPTDATHVSTQVKGTAGYLDPEYLRTYQLTEKSDVYSFGVLLVELVTGRRPIEPKRAIVERVTAKWAMEKFSKGDAILTLDPNLEVNDATNLAIEKMYELALQCLAPKKRNRPSMRRCAEILWSIRKDYRELARPTSS, from the exons atgaggagcggtagcagcagcagcaacgccgGCTCGGCGCCCAGGAGGAGGCCGATGAGCGACCTCATCGGCGCCGGCGCCAGCGCCAGCGCCAGCGACGACCTCTCCCGCTACTCGGTCGCCACCACCACGGCCTCGTCCGAGCGTTCGTCCGGCAGCAGCGGCCGCGGGGCCGCCGCCTTCCTCGACGCCTTCCGCTCCTGCTTCGCCCCCGGGGACGCGCGCTCGCCGGAGACCTCCCTCTCCGACGTCGACTCCGACGCCTCCCACCAAC ACTCGCAGTCGCTGAGCTCTCAAGGTTCTACCAGCGGGAGCACTTTCGAGAGCAGGAGATCAGCCAGAGGGCTGTATGGCTCCACCCTCAGGAATTCTTCAGAAAGGGAGATACCTGGAGACAGAAAGTTCACCTTACCAGAGATTCAGAAAGCAACGAAGAACTTCTCGCCCAACCTCAAGATTGGGCAGGGTGGTTCTGGGACAGTGTACAAGGGTCAGCTCAGCGATGGCACCCTCGTCGCCGTCAAACGGGCCAAGAAG AATATGTATGACAAGCACATGGGCCACGAGTTCCGGAACGAGATAGAGACGCTGCGATGCATCGAGCACCTGAATCTGGTACGGTTCCATGGGTTCCTTGAGTTTGGTGGTGAGCAGTTGATCATTGTGGAGTATGTTCCCAATGGCAATCTTCGAGAGCACCTTGAAG GTCTGAATGGAAAAGTCCTGGAGTTCTCTGTGAGGTTGGAAATCGCGATCGATGTGGCCCACGCTATCACCTATCTTCACACCTACTCTG ATCAGCCGGTCATCCACAGGGACATCAAATCCTCAAACATTCTTCTCACAAACAACTGCCGAGCTAAGGTCGCTGACTTTGGATTTGCGAAACTGGCTCCGACTGACGCCACCCATGTCTCTACTCAAGTCAAAGGAACAGCAGGGTACCTTGACCCAGAGTATCTCAGAACATACCAGCTCACTGAGAAGAGTGATGTCTACTCCTTCGGAGTGCTGCTAGTGGAGTTGGTTACTGGGAGGCGCCCGATCGAACCAAAGAGGGCGATCGTCGAACGTGTCACAGCAAAATGG GCAATGGAAAAATTCTCGAAGGGCGATGCGATACTAACACTGGATCCGAATCTGGAAGTGAACGACGCGACCAACCTGGCGATCGAGAAGATGTACGAGCTGGCCTTGCAATGCTTAGCTCCCAAGAAGAGGAACCGGCCGAGCATGAGGCGGTGCGCAGAGATCCTGTGGAGTATACGTAAAGATTACAGGGAGCTGGCTCGACCAACCTCCTCTTGA
- the LOC123088152 gene encoding calmodulin-binding receptor-like cytoplasmic kinase 2 isoform X2 translates to MSTTHSPSPSDSQSLSSQGSTSGSTFESRRSARGLYGSTLRNSSEREIPGDRKFTLPEIQKATKNFSPNLKIGQGGSGTVYKGQLSDGTLVAVKRAKKNMYDKHMGHEFRNEIETLRCIEHLNLVRFHGFLEFGGEQLIIVEYVPNGNLREHLEGLNGKVLEFSVRLEIAIDVAHAITYLHTYSDQPVIHRDIKSSNILLTNNCRAKVADFGFAKLAPTDATHVSTQVKGTAGYLDPEYLRTYQLTEKSDVYSFGVLLVELVTGRRPIEPKRAIVERVTAKWAMEKFSKGDAILTLDPNLEVNDATNLAIEKMYELALQCLAPKKRNRPSMRRCAEILWSIRKDYRELARPTSS, encoded by the exons ATGTCTACAACACACTCTCCATCACCATCAG ACTCGCAGTCGCTGAGCTCTCAAGGTTCTACCAGCGGGAGCACTTTCGAGAGCAGGAGATCAGCCAGAGGGCTGTATGGCTCCACCCTCAGGAATTCTTCAGAAAGGGAGATACCTGGAGACAGAAAGTTCACCTTACCAGAGATTCAGAAAGCAACGAAGAACTTCTCGCCCAACCTCAAGATTGGGCAGGGTGGTTCTGGGACAGTGTACAAGGGTCAGCTCAGCGATGGCACCCTCGTCGCCGTCAAACGGGCCAAGAAG AATATGTATGACAAGCACATGGGCCACGAGTTCCGGAACGAGATAGAGACGCTGCGATGCATCGAGCACCTGAATCTGGTACGGTTCCATGGGTTCCTTGAGTTTGGTGGTGAGCAGTTGATCATTGTGGAGTATGTTCCCAATGGCAATCTTCGAGAGCACCTTGAAG GTCTGAATGGAAAAGTCCTGGAGTTCTCTGTGAGGTTGGAAATCGCGATCGATGTGGCCCACGCTATCACCTATCTTCACACCTACTCTG ATCAGCCGGTCATCCACAGGGACATCAAATCCTCAAACATTCTTCTCACAAACAACTGCCGAGCTAAGGTCGCTGACTTTGGATTTGCGAAACTGGCTCCGACTGACGCCACCCATGTCTCTACTCAAGTCAAAGGAACAGCAGGGTACCTTGACCCAGAGTATCTCAGAACATACCAGCTCACTGAGAAGAGTGATGTCTACTCCTTCGGAGTGCTGCTAGTGGAGTTGGTTACTGGGAGGCGCCCGATCGAACCAAAGAGGGCGATCGTCGAACGTGTCACAGCAAAATGG GCAATGGAAAAATTCTCGAAGGGCGATGCGATACTAACACTGGATCCGAATCTGGAAGTGAACGACGCGACCAACCTGGCGATCGAGAAGATGTACGAGCTGGCCTTGCAATGCTTAGCTCCCAAGAAGAGGAACCGGCCGAGCATGAGGCGGTGCGCAGAGATCCTGTGGAGTATACGTAAAGATTACAGGGAGCTGGCTCGACCAACCTCCTCTTGA
- the LOC123088153 gene encoding zinc finger matrin-type protein 2 — MSGNPAGVDNTFRRKFDKEEYLERARQRERDEKDEARRGKDRGPPVQRQPLKHRDYEVDLESRLGKTQVVTPIAPLSQQAGYYCSVCECVVKDSANYLDHINGKKHQRALGMSMRVERASLEQVQKRFEALKKRKDPASFSEQDLDERIWKQQQEEEEKKRQRREKKKEKKKEQAGQNEPEDIDPDVAAMMGFGGFGTSSKK, encoded by the exons ATGTCTGGCAAT CCTGCAGGTGTGGATAACACTTTCCGTAGGAAATTTGATAAGGAGGAGTACTTGGAGCGAGCTCGACAGAGAGAGCGGGATGAGAAG GATGAAGCCCGGAGAGGCAAGG ACAGGGGCCCTCCTGTGCAAAGACAGCCTTTGAAGCATAGGGATTATGAAGTTGATCTTGAGTCTCGTCTTGGTAAAACCCAG GTGGTAACCCCAATCGCACCTTTGAGTCAGCAG GCTGGATACTACTGTTCAGTATGTGAGTGTGTTGTTAAAGATTCAGCCAACTATTTGGATCATATAAATGGCAAGAAGC ATCAGCGAGCATTGGGCATGTCTATGCGTGTTGAAAGGGCATCACTCGAACAG GTTCAAAAACGGTTTGAGGCACTTAAGAAGAGGAAGGACCCAGCCAGCTTCAGTGAACAAG ATTTGGATGAGAGAATATGGAAACAGCagcaagaggaggaggagaagaagcgtCAAcgcagagaaaagaagaaagaaaagaag AAAGAGCAGGCTGGCCAGAATGAACCTGAGGACATTGATCCTGATGTTGCTGCTATGATGGGCTTTGGCGGGTTCGGCACCTCATCAAAGAAGTGA